The Azospirillum baldaniorum DNA window GCTGTCGGGCGGCATGCGCCAACGCGCCGCCATCGCGCGGGCGCTGGCGATCGACCCCGACTTCGTCTACTTCGACGAGCCCTTCACCGCGCTCGACGTCGCCCTGAAGCGCCGCATGCAGGATCTGGTGATCGAGGCGGCGCGCGGGGCGCGCTTCGGCGCCCTGTTCATCACCCACGACCTGATGGAGGCGGTGCGCATCGCCCACCGCGTCGTGGTCATGGACGCGCAGGGGCGCGGCATCGCCGGGACGCGCGCCGTTCCCGGCGAACCGGGCGGGCGCGACGACGGCACTGTCTACCGGCTGGTCGCCGAATTCCTGACCGACGACCCGCTGTTCCGCCACATCCACGACATCGACGAAAGGCGGACGCCATGACGGACGCGATCCAAACCGCCCGCGCGCCGACCCTCGCCGACATCCTCGGCGACGAGGGGCTGCGTCTGTTCTTCCCGCTGTCGGCCCTGCACGCCGCTCTGTGGCCGCTGCTGTGGGCGGTGGTCAACGGCTTCGCCCTGCCCTTCGACGGCGCGATCCCGCCGGGACTGTGGCACGCGCACGAGATGCTGTTCGGCTCCTTCGGCGCCGCGGTGCTCGGCTTCATCACCACGGCCATCCCGGAATGGACCGACAGCCGGCGGCTTCAGGGCCGCGCCCTCTTCGCGCTGGCGGCGCTGTGGGGAATCGGACGGGTCGCCGGTCTGGCCGGCGCCGACGCGGCGGCCGTCGTCGTCGCGGTGGCCGACACGGCGTGGCTCGCCGCCCTGCCCGTCTACGTCGCGGCGGTGTCCTGGCGCAAGCGCACGGTCCGGCTGGTCGGCGTTCTCCTCTGGCTGAGCGCGCTCGCGGTGTCCGGTGCCGTGGTTCACGCCGCGTTCGTCATCGGTGACGTGGAACGGGCGCAGGCCGGGCTGCACGCCGCCGGTCTGGTGCTGCTCGGGTTGCTCGGTCTCGTTCTGACGCGCATTTCGGTGCCCGTCACGAATCTCGTGCTCGACCCCGGTCAGAGCAGTTCGCCCTACCGGCCCCATCCGGGACGCCTCAATCTGGCGCCCGGTCTGGTCGCCATCGCCCTGGCCGGGGAGGTCGCCGGGCTGTCGCCCGCGGTGAGCGCTTATCTCTTCATCGCCGCCGGGGCCGCCTTTCTCGACCGGGTCGCGGAATCCTTCATCGGACGCGCCGTCTTCCGCGCGGAGATCCTGGCCCTGGCCGGGTCGAGCCTGATGGCGGGCGCCGGGCTGCTGCTGGTCGGCGCTTCCCGGCTGGGGGCCGGGTTCGCCGAGACGCCGGCGCTGCATCTGGCGCTGATAGGCGGGCTGGGCCTCGGCGTGCTGGCGGTCTTCGCCATCGCCGGGCTGTTCCACACCGGCCGGACCTTTCCCCTTCCAGCGGCGGCGCGTCTGGCCGTTGCGCTGCTGATCGGGGCCGTGGCCCTGCGGGTCCTGCCGGAGCTGGGCGTCCTGCCGGCGCCGCCCGGACCGCCCCACGCGCTGGCGGCCCTGCTCTGGGCGGCAGCCTTCCTATCCTGGCTCAAGGTCTATTGGCCCTTCCTGTCGCGCCCCCGCGTGGAGGAGGCCGCCGTGTGCTGATCCCGCGGCGAGACAGGCGAACCCCCATGAATCCCCCCTCCTCCTCCAAAGCCGGCGGTGGCCCCTTCCTCCTCTTCGGAGCGCTCCACGCCGCAGCGCTGGCCGCCGTCTGGGTGCCGTGGTTCCTCGGCCTCATCAGTCCGGAGATGGCGCTCTCACCCTCCTCCTGGCACGCGCATGAATTTCTGTTCGGCGTCGTGCCGGCCATCATCGGTGGCGTTCTGCTGACGGCGGCGCCGAACCGAACCGGTCATCCGCCTCCGGCCGGCTGGCCTCTGACCATGCTGCTGGCCGTCTGGATCGTCGGACGGCTGGGCTTGGCCGGATCGGCGGCGCTGGAGCCGCTGACCGTCGGGCTGCTTGCCCTGCTGTTCCCGGTCGCCCTCCTCGCTGTGGCCGGACGGGAATTCCTTCTGACGAGAAACGGCCGCAACCTGACGATCCTCACCGTCCTTTCCGTCCTGGTCGGCGCGCAGGGCCTGTTCCATTGGGAGCAGTGGCGCTTCGGGCAAAGCGCCTACGGCACGCGCCTCGCGGTGGCGGCGCTTCTGGCCTGGACCGTGCTGGAGGCCGGGATCATGCCGGGCATCGCCGGAGGACGGCGGAAGGCGTGCGGCCCCTCCCCTCCGCAAGTTCCCTCCTCCCGCGTCGACGGGGCGGCGAAGGGGCTCGGGCTGCTTGCCCTCGGGATCTGGATCGTTCAGGACGAGGGCGTTTTGAACGAACACCTGTCCGGCGCCCTGCTGCTGGCCGCCGGATTAACGCAGGCGGCGCGACTCGCGCGGTGGCGACCGCGTCACGCGCCGTCCGGGCGATCCGTGGCCGTCCTCCGTGCTTCCTGCGCCTTCATCCCGGCCGGGTTCCTGCTGGCGGCCTGGGCCTCGCTGGGCGGCGGTACGGCCTTCAACGCCGCGGCGCTCCACGCCTGGACCATGGGCGCCATTGGCGGCATAGCCCTGACGGTGCTGGCGCGGACCGCCGTCGGCCACAGTGGGCCTGCGCCCATGGCCTCCCGGCTGACGACCGGCATCCACCTCGCCGTGGCGGCAGCGGCCTGCGCGCGGATCGCCGCCGCGCTCGACCCGCAGCGCACGATGCTGCTGATTCCGCTGGCGGGTGCCTTGTGGATCGCCGCCTTCCTGACGTTCGCGCTGCTTCATGGGCGGAGGTCAGGCCGCTGGGCGAGCGGGACCGTACGGCCGGCGACACCGGACTGAGAGTCCGTCCGGAGAGGGAAACCGGCGCCCGGCTTGGGCAGGGTCTCACGTGGCGTCGGTGGCTGGACCGTCGAACTCCGCCATCGCCTTGTGCCACTGGTCCGACAGAGCTTTTGCCAAGCTGTCGGCGGTGGGGAACGACCGGCACAGCAGCGCGTCGCCATGGACGAACCGCTCGCGAAGGCTTTCGATCGTCATCGCGATCATCAATCTCAGCACGCCTTCGAATTTGCCGCGCTCGCCCTCGGTGAAGGGATGGCCGCGACGGCGGGCGACCACCGCTATGATGCGCTCGACCCACTCGGAATTCATGCGTTCGCGCATGCGCAGCACCTCCGGGTCACGCGTGGCGAGTTCGGAGAACAGGCTGTAGACGCCCGCGTTCGCCTCGTAAGCGCGGCAATAGACCGTGTTGGCGTCCAGGATCGCGTCGTAACTGCTCCTCGGCCCCCGGGTTGCGGAGCGCCGATACGTCACATGCTCGAAGAACAGGGTGACGAGGACGGCCGCGCACTCGTCCATATCCTTGAAGTGGTTATAGAACGTGCCCCGGGACAACCCAGCTTCGTCGAGCAGCGCCTCGACGGTCATCAGTTTTCCCGAAAACGTGCGAAGGTGGCGGGCGACGATCGAGAGCAGCATGTAGCGCGTCCGCTCCCGTTTCGGGCGCGTCCGTTCCCGGCTCCACATCGCGAGCACGTCTTCAAAGAACAGCGGAGCGGAGCCTTCGCCGCACGCGGGCTCGCTTCCCGGTTCATCCACACCCTCCCGCATCCTTGCGCCCTCACCCTTCGACCGAATCGGTCCTGACCATGAATGTTGGACAATCGCACTGTACCCTCTTGACGCGGTATGTTTTTATACATACTGTCATTTTTATACAATGCGTCATCACTGGACAGGCCGATGGTACCTACGATGGTGGACGTGAATAAACCTTCAAGTGGCACCTTGACCAGGGAGGCGAACCTGCAAACGAGGTCCACCGGCGCGACGATCGAGTTCCAATCCGTCAGGAAGGCCTATGGATCGGTAAAGGCGCTTCATGATTTCTCTTTGACGATTCGTCCCGGAGAGTTCCTGACGATCCTTGGATCGAGCGGGTCCGGCAAAACCACCGCGCTCAATGCACTTGCGGGCTTCTCCACGGCCGACTCGGGCGATATCCGCATCGACGGGCGTTCAGTGATCGACGAGCCGCCGGAGCGGCGAAACCTGGGGATGGTGTTCCAGAACTACTCCCTGTTCCCTCACATGTCGGTGTTCGACAACATCGCCTTCCCGCTGCGCATGCGCCGTATGCCGCGCCGGGACATCAAGGAGCGGGTGGAGCGGGTGCTGGAGATCGTGCGGCTCGGCCCGTTGGCCGGTCGCATGCCGCGCGACCTGTCCGGCGGGCAACAGCAGCGCGTCGCCTTCGCCCGGGCCATCGTGTTCGAGCCTCCGGTCCTGCTCATGGACGAACCGCTGGGCGCCCTCGATCTCAAACTGCGCGAGGCGCTTCAGTTCGAGATCAAGGAAATCCAGCACCAGCTCGGCTGCACCGTGGTCTATGTGACCCACGACCAGCGCGAGGCCCTGGCCATGTCGTCGCGCATCGTCGTGTTGCGCGACGGGCGGATCGAGCAGGTCGGCACGCCGTCCGAAATGTACGACGCGCCGCAAAGCCGCTTCGTCGCCGATTTCATCGGGCAGACCAACCTGCTTGCCGCCGACG harbors:
- a CDS encoding NnrS family protein; protein product: MTDAIQTARAPTLADILGDEGLRLFFPLSALHAALWPLLWAVVNGFALPFDGAIPPGLWHAHEMLFGSFGAAVLGFITTAIPEWTDSRRLQGRALFALAALWGIGRVAGLAGADAAAVVVAVADTAWLAALPVYVAAVSWRKRTVRLVGVLLWLSALAVSGAVVHAAFVIGDVERAQAGLHAAGLVLLGLLGLVLTRISVPVTNLVLDPGQSSSPYRPHPGRLNLAPGLVAIALAGEVAGLSPAVSAYLFIAAGAAFLDRVAESFIGRAVFRAEILALAGSSLMAGAGLLLVGASRLGAGFAETPALHLALIGGLGLGVLAVFAIAGLFHTGRTFPLPAAARLAVALLIGAVALRVLPELGVLPAPPGPPHALAALLWAAAFLSWLKVYWPFLSRPRVEEAAVC
- a CDS encoding NnrS family protein, with amino-acid sequence MNPPSSSKAGGGPFLLFGALHAAALAAVWVPWFLGLISPEMALSPSSWHAHEFLFGVVPAIIGGVLLTAAPNRTGHPPPAGWPLTMLLAVWIVGRLGLAGSAALEPLTVGLLALLFPVALLAVAGREFLLTRNGRNLTILTVLSVLVGAQGLFHWEQWRFGQSAYGTRLAVAALLAWTVLEAGIMPGIAGGRRKACGPSPPQVPSSRVDGAAKGLGLLALGIWIVQDEGVLNEHLSGALLLAAGLTQAARLARWRPRHAPSGRSVAVLRASCAFIPAGFLLAAWASLGGGTAFNAAALHAWTMGAIGGIALTVLARTAVGHSGPAPMASRLTTGIHLAVAAAACARIAAALDPQRTMLLIPLAGALWIAAFLTFALLHGRRSGRWASGTVRPATPD
- a CDS encoding TetR/AcrR family transcriptional regulator, which produces MDEPGSEPACGEGSAPLFFEDVLAMWSRERTRPKRERTRYMLLSIVARHLRTFSGKLMTVEALLDEAGLSRGTFYNHFKDMDECAAVLVTLFFEHVTYRRSATRGPRSSYDAILDANTVYCRAYEANAGVYSLFSELATRDPEVLRMRERMNSEWVERIIAVVARRRGHPFTEGERGKFEGVLRLMIAMTIESLRERFVHGDALLCRSFPTADSLAKALSDQWHKAMAEFDGPATDAT
- a CDS encoding ABC transporter ATP-binding protein, which gives rise to MVDVNKPSSGTLTREANLQTRSTGATIEFQSVRKAYGSVKALHDFSLTIRPGEFLTILGSSGSGKTTALNALAGFSTADSGDIRIDGRSVIDEPPERRNLGMVFQNYSLFPHMSVFDNIAFPLRMRRMPRRDIKERVERVLEIVRLGPLAGRMPRDLSGGQQQRVAFARAIVFEPPVLLMDEPLGALDLKLREALQFEIKEIQHQLGCTVVYVTHDQREALAMSSRIVVLRDGRIEQVGTPSEMYDAPQSRFVADFIGQTNLLAADVAQPGSVAIPELGVTYRENAFTARPGSWYASIRPEKLQRRPAEGPDIAVSVTIQEAVFLGDVIEYSARTDHGALIHFREQRRDRDRIPERGETANLVLRPSDVVLVPDLPRTGR